A region of Rhodospirillales bacterium DNA encodes the following proteins:
- a CDS encoding enoyl-CoA hydratase/isomerase family protein codes for MPKVHVERVGAVAVVAFDNPPMGYLDAAVVAELDAVTAGVAADDAVRAVVFTSRIPGVFIRHYDVAELSALSRNLRAKGRTFIEERLAPERPLDGVFARLETMPKAAIAAIDGIAMGGGFEFCLACDIRIAARGPYTLGQPEINIGILAGAGGTQRLARVVGPARALEMSLRGRVVTPDEAASIGMVHEAVDGSAFDRAMEIAAECARKPPRATGHIKRLIRLAHETPLSRGLALERTLFLDLAVSDEAAALMETMVRDGRDIRDM; via the coding sequence ATGCCGAAGGTGCACGTCGAACGGGTCGGCGCGGTCGCGGTGGTCGCGTTCGACAATCCACCGATGGGCTACCTCGACGCCGCCGTCGTCGCCGAGCTCGACGCGGTCACGGCCGGGGTCGCGGCCGACGACGCCGTGCGCGCCGTGGTGTTCACCAGCCGCATCCCCGGGGTGTTCATCCGCCACTACGACGTCGCGGAGCTGTCGGCGCTGTCGCGGAACCTGCGCGCCAAGGGCCGGACGTTCATCGAGGAGAGGCTGGCGCCGGAGCGGCCGTTGGACGGCGTGTTCGCGCGTCTGGAGACGATGCCCAAGGCCGCGATCGCGGCGATCGATGGCATCGCCATGGGCGGCGGGTTCGAGTTCTGCCTGGCGTGCGACATCCGGATCGCCGCGCGCGGGCCCTACACGCTGGGGCAGCCGGAGATCAACATCGGCATCCTCGCCGGCGCCGGCGGCACGCAGCGCCTGGCGCGCGTGGTCGGCCCGGCGCGGGCGCTGGAGATGTCGCTGCGCGGCCGCGTCGTGACGCCCGACGAGGCGGCGTCGATCGGCATGGTGCACGAGGCGGTGGACGGCAGCGCCTTCGACCGCGCCATGGAGATCGCCGCGGAGTGCGCCCGGAAGCCGCCACGCGCCACCGGCCATATCAAGCGCCTGATCCGGCTCGCGCACGAGACGCCGCTGTCGCGCGGACTGGCGCTCGAACGCACCCTGTTCCTCGATCTCGCGGTGTCGGACGAGGCGGCGGCGCTGATGGAGACGATGGTGCGCGACGGCCGCGACATCCGCGACATGTGA